GGTGCTTCGAGCCGTCCAGATGGGAGCGGAACGTGACGCCGTCGTCGTCCACGACAGCCAAGCGCTCCTTGCCCTTGGCGATGATGTCGTCTTTCTGCAGCCGCTCGGTGTCCATTGCCAGGACCTTCTTGAACCCGACACCCAGCGACATCACCTGGAAGCCGCCGCTGTCGGTGAAGGTCGGGCCCGGCCAGTTCATGAACGCCCCGAGCCCGCCGGCCTCGGCCACGATGTCCGGGCCCGGCTGCAGGTACAGGTGGTAGGCGTTGGCCAGAATCGCTTGGGCACCAAGCTGTTTCATGGTCTCGGGAAGCACCGATTTCACGGTGGCCGCGGTGCCGACCGCGATGAACGCCGGGGTCTGGATGTCGCCGTGCGGAGTGTGGATGGTGCCGACCCGGCCGAATCGGCCGGGCAATTCGGCCTCCACGGTGAAATACGGCTGGTCCACACTGTGTATTCAACCGGATGCGCGTCCGATTTCCGTCATGGGGGCGGACGCGACCATACTGCGGACGTGAATTTGGTCATGAGCCGCCCCATTGTCATCGCCACCGGATTTGCTGTGTGTCTGGCTGCCGTCGCCGGATGCTCGTCGCAGGATTCGGGTTCTTCCACGAAGTCCGGCCAGGGCCGGGTCACCTTCGGTCCCAACGACGCCGGCCCGGTCACCAGCGTCAGCTGCGAGACCAAGGACGGGCTGACCACGATCGGCATCGAGGGCAAGATGCCGGCCTCGGTGGCGCTGACCGACGGCGAGGCCCCGGTGGTGCAGTCGGTGAACATCGGCGACGTGAACGGCGAAGGGTCGTCGCTGACCTACCTCGCCGGCCTGTCGGGCGCGCCGGTCGTGGCCGCACGCGACGGCAAGGGCTACACCATCACCGGCACCGGCAT
Above is a window of Mycolicibacterium boenickei DNA encoding:
- a CDS encoding lipoprotein LpqH, yielding MSRPIVIATGFAVCLAAVAGCSSQDSGSSTKSGQGRVTFGPNDAGPVTSVSCETKDGLTTIGIEGKMPASVALTDGEAPVVQSVNIGDVNGEGSSLTYLAGLSGAPVVAARDGKGYTITGTGMGIDPNQPGAPVDMPFDIAVTCP